TATCCGGCGCATCCTGCGCTGGGCGGCAGGAGTGAACCGTGTGATGTGCCGGTTCACTCCTGCCCCTGCGTGAGTTCACGGGCCATCTCCTCCAGGGAGACGGAGTCCTCACGCCCTTCCTGCTCCGACTCATCGGCGAGGCGGTTGAGCCATGCGTCCTCGGCGGCCTGCTCAATCGCCAGGAGACGGCGGTACTCATCGGCGTCGATGAGCACCGCCGTGGTCTTGCCCCTCTGGGTGATGAAGGTCGGGGTGTGATCGTGGCGTGCGCGTTCGATGGTGTCCGCGAGGTGGCGTCGCACTTCGGACATGGTCTCCGTCAGAGGCTCATTCATAGCTCAAATGTACTGGATGTACACCTGTTGCAGGTGGAGTTTTCAGTCGGCCGGGCCGCCGTAGACGACGCCGCGCCCGTTGGTGCCGACGCAGACGCGATCGCACATGTCCGGATCGCCGGTGACGTTCGTCTACCCGCTGGTGCAGAAGCACTTCACCAAGGGCGTCATCATCGGCGCAGTCAAGGGCTGAGGAACAGGACCGAGGCCGTGTGGGGCCGGGAACCGCGTGTTCGGTTCCCGGCCCCGTGTGCTGGACGCTCCGGGTCAGCGGGTCAGTCGCACGCCCGGCCGTTCAGCGTGAACCCCTCGGGCGCGGCGGGCTCGCCGTCGGCGGACCCGTTGAAGCCCACCGACACCGCCTCGCCCGGGTCGATCCGGCCGTTCCAGTCGGAGCCGGTCACCGTTACGGCGGATCCCGCCTGGGTGTGGGAGCCGTTCCACAGGCTCGTCACCTCCTCACCGGCGGTGAAGTCCCAGGCCAGCTCCCAGCCCTCGACGGTCTCCGAGCCGGTGTTGGTCACCGCCACGTCGGCCCGGAAACCGCCGGGCCAGGTGGCGCTGACGTCGTAATCGACCTCGCACGCGCCCGGAGCCGTGGTGGGCTCCTGCGAAGGGCTGGGCGAGGGGTCCGGATCCGCGGTGGGTGAGGGCGAGGGGGTGGGTTCGGGGTCCGTACCGCCGTTCCCCTCCGCCGGGTCGCCGTAGACGATGCCGCGACCGTTCGTGCCGACGTAGACCCGCCCGTGGACGTCCGGGTCGCCTGCGATCACGGACCCGGTCCAGCCCCACTGGTGCTGGTCGTCGTTGATCCGCACCCACGTGGCGCCCGCGTCGTCGGAGCGGAAGATGCCGCGCACCCCGTCGATCCGGGAGCTGGTGTAGACGGCCGGGTAGTCCTCACCCGGCGCCGGGGCCCCGAAGCCGACCGCGTCGCCCTCGTCCACGGCGTCGATCCGCTCGAAGCTGTCCCCCGCGTCCGTGGTGCGCCACATCCCGTAGGCGCCGTCCGCTTCCCCGCCCGCGACCCACACGTCGCCGGGGTGTCCCGGTACCGCTCCGAAGCGGATGTTGCCCTCGGCGGGCAGGCCGTCGAAGGCGGAGGCGGTGAAGGTGGCCCCGCCGTCGGTGCTGGTGTGGAAGACCCCGTCGGCGACCGCGTAGAACACGTCCGGGTCGGCCCGGTCGGCCTCCACCCGGGCGCCCTCGGGGACCCCCGTCGAGGCGGTCCAGGAGGAGCCGCGGGTGGTGGAGACGTGCACACCGGTGCCCTCGGGGCTCCAGACCACCGCCGAGCCGTCGGCGGCGACGGCGACCGTTCCGCCGCCGGTGACCCCGCCGGGCTCCTGTCCCTGCCACCAGCTGTCCCCGCCGTCGTCGGAGATACCGATGTGTGAGGTGGCGTCGTCCTCGGCGTCGCCGGTGCGCGCCAACAGCGAGGGGGCGAGTTCGGCGAAGTCCACGCTGGTCCCGTTGCCCCAGTAGGGCTGCTGGTGCATCCGGTCGGGCACCTCGTCGAGGTCGTGGTGGGTGAAGCCGCCGATGTCGGCCATCACCGACACCAGGGGGCCGCCGGGCGGGACCGCCAGGTCGTGGATGGAGGTCTCCTCCAGCCCGTGCACCTTCACGTCGATGTCGAACGTGGTGTCGGAATCCCAGTTGGTGAGGTTGTCGCTGCCGTAGATGGTGGCCCCGGTCCCGTACATGAACCGGTCGGAGTCGAACGGGTCGATCGCCATGGCCTGCGTCATCCAGCCGAGCTTGGGCCGGGTCTCGGGCGGTTCGCCGCTGCCTCCGAAGTCCAGCCAGGGCGCGGTGGAGATGTCCATCTCGTAGCGCTTGACCCGCTCGGGGTAGGAGCCGTACTCCCACGCCTGGGTCCAGGTCTGTCCGCGGTCGGTGCTGCGGAAGATCTGGATGTCCGGCCACCAGGAGATCTGGGTGGCGACCATGAGGGTGTCCGGGTTCTGCCGGTCCACGGTCAGCCCGCCGTAGCCGAAGTAGTTGTCCTCCGAATCGGAGGGGACCGGGCTGATCCTGTTCCACTCCTCCTCGGCGGTGTCGTAGCGCCACACGTCGCCGGAATCACCGTCGTAGGGTCCGGGCGTGGAGGTGGTGGCCACGTAGAGCTGGCCGCCCTCGTGGTCGAGCACGCCGTGCGCGGGCAGGTGCCCCGTGGGGGCGCCCGGGACCGGCTCCCAGCTCTGACCGCCGTCGCGGCTGCGGTAGACGGTGTTCTCCAGGTCGGCGACGCCCACGTAGACGTCCTGCGTGAGCGAGCCCTCGGAGCCGGTGCGCGGGTCGAACTCCACCCAGGTCACCCCGGTGATGTCGTCGTGCATGCCCCACTCGTCGTCGGGGTCCTCGACGTAGTCGCCGGGGTTGGGGAACTCCTCGACCTCGGCCCAGGTGGCGCCGTGGTCGGTACTGCGCCACAGGCCGTGGCCGCCGCGCGCACCGAAGTACACGACGCTGTTGTCGTTGGGGTCGACCATGAGGCGCTCGCCCAGGCCCCGGCCGGGCATGTTGCCGCCGAGTTTGAAGGGGAGCTCGGTGGCCTCCCAGGTCTGGCCCCGGTCCTCCGAGCGCAGGATCGCCCCGTTGCCGGGGTCCCAGTCGTTGGTGTAGGTGCCCGCCGCGACGTAGACGCGGTCGGGGTCGACCGGGTCGGTGGCCAGGCTGACGATGCCGGTCCAGCCCCAGTCGTCCCAGCCGATCCAGTCGAGCATGGGCTGCCAGCGCTCGGTGGCGGGGTCCCAGCGGTAGGCGCCGCCGATGTCGGTGCGGGCGTAGGCCAGATCCGGCTCGGTCTCGTTGAAGACGATGCCGGGGACGAAGCCGCCGCCGGCGATCTGGACGTTGTCCCAGTTGTAGGGGGCTTCAGCGGTGGAGGCGGTGTGCGCCTGCACGGCCGTCACGCTCGCGGTGAGGGACGCGGTGAGGGCCAGGGCTGCCGCGGCCGCCGTGCCCGCCACCGCTGCCCCAGCTGCATGGGAGCGCTTCCATGGTCGTTCGTGGGATGTCCTGGATCCAGGCATGAGCGGGCTCCTCGGGTAGGGGGTTCATCTCGGGGGACGGTGCGGAAAACCCGACCCGCCGAGAATC
This DNA window, taken from Nocardiopsis exhalans, encodes the following:
- a CDS encoding type II toxin-antitoxin system Phd/YefM family antitoxin, coding for MNEPLTETMSEVRRHLADTIERARHDHTPTFITQRGKTTAVLIDADEYRRLLAIEQAAEDAWLNRLADESEQEGREDSVSLEEMARELTQGQE
- a CDS encoding cellulose binding domain-containing protein; translation: MPGSRTSHERPWKRSHAAGAAVAGTAAAAALALTASLTASVTAVQAHTASTAEAPYNWDNVQIAGGGFVPGIVFNETEPDLAYARTDIGGAYRWDPATERWQPMLDWIGWDDWGWTGIVSLATDPVDPDRVYVAAGTYTNDWDPGNGAILRSEDRGQTWEATELPFKLGGNMPGRGLGERLMVDPNDNSVVYFGARGGHGLWRSTDHGATWAEVEEFPNPGDYVEDPDDEWGMHDDITGVTWVEFDPRTGSEGSLTQDVYVGVADLENTVYRSRDGGQSWEPVPGAPTGHLPAHGVLDHEGGQLYVATTSTPGPYDGDSGDVWRYDTAEEEWNRISPVPSDSEDNYFGYGGLTVDRQNPDTLMVATQISWWPDIQIFRSTDRGQTWTQAWEYGSYPERVKRYEMDISTAPWLDFGGSGEPPETRPKLGWMTQAMAIDPFDSDRFMYGTGATIYGSDNLTNWDSDTTFDIDVKVHGLEETSIHDLAVPPGGPLVSVMADIGGFTHHDLDEVPDRMHQQPYWGNGTSVDFAELAPSLLARTGDAEDDATSHIGISDDGGDSWWQGQEPGGVTGGGTVAVAADGSAVVWSPEGTGVHVSTTRGSSWTASTGVPEGARVEADRADPDVFYAVADGVFHTSTDGGATFTASAFDGLPAEGNIRFGAVPGHPGDVWVAGGEADGAYGMWRTTDAGDSFERIDAVDEGDAVGFGAPAPGEDYPAVYTSSRIDGVRGIFRSDDAGATWVRINDDQHQWGWTGSVIAGDPDVHGRVYVGTNGRGIVYGDPAEGNGGTDPEPTPSPSPTADPDPSPSPSQEPTTAPGACEVDYDVSATWPGGFRADVAVTNTGSETVEGWELAWDFTAGEEVTSLWNGSHTQAGSAVTVTGSDWNGRIDPGEAVSVGFNGSADGEPAAPEGFTLNGRACD